The sequence CATTTTCCGGAACAGACTTCATCCGGTCATTGATAAATTTCTTCTTTTCATCCCAGTAGGAGATCAGTTCTTCTGCTTTTTCAGGATTATTCAGGAGTTTTCCAAATGCTCTGAATTCATTATATATCGTATCTGCAGATGCTTTCCCCGTATATGCCTGGAAGACAGGAAGATTGTTCTCAACAATTTTTGCATTGCCTTTTGGTGCTGTTACACTGTTAATGACAACATCAGGTTTCAGTTTTAGAATAGTTTCCATATTCAGATCATCAAAACTTCCTGCATTAGGAAGATCCTTAAGATTTGGAAACATCTTCAAAAACATGGGAAACAGGTTCATTGAAGAGATTGCAACCACAGTATCTGGATCTCCCATGATAACTATCTCCTGTGCAACTCCTCCCTGACAGGCAATAACGATTCTTTGAATATCGGTTGGAACTGTTATCTCTGTCCCACTCATGTCTGTTACTGTCTGAGTTTGGGTATCAGCGAGTACTGGAAAAATACAGGTAATACCAATTAGAAGAAAAATTGTCAGAATAGTAGAGTTTTGTCGTTCTTTCATATATATCACTCAGGATATCTGGTTTTTTCATCCTGGTAATATGAGTTTACTTGTATGAATGATTAATTTATTGATTTTGTAAATGATTGGTGTTAAATTAACTAATTAAATCAAAAAAGTTAATGGAATAAAGTATTCCATTCGAAATCTTCAGGATTTCTGTTAAATCTTTGCTTTCCCACTTAAAATTTCATTGATTTGATCTTTGGTAATCTTGTATCCAAAAAATTTTTCGTAAAAATCGGATATTTCTGATTCTAAATCAATCTCTTTAAATTTATCAGGATATACTGTTTTTGCAGTCCACATAACCATTAAGGGTAATTCAATACCACGGTTAGCCCATATATGAGCTCCAAAGGGTCCATTATAGATTGCTTTATTTTTTACTGCGGTAATTTCTGAAAATTGTATATCATCTAGTATTCCGGTGATATCGCTCTCACTGGAGACGATTATTACATCCGGATTCCATTGATTAATCTGTTCGGGATCTGTTTCTAATGATTCGGTTGGCCTTGATACGTTACTCACACTTATTCCTCCAGCTTTGGTGATCCACCAGTCTGCAATTTTATGAGGAACGGACATGGATTTATATGATAGATATAATATCTTTTTACGCTCATTATCTGGAATAGTCTCTGCAATCGTGGATATCTGGTGGATGGTATTATCAAAATACGTTAAATATTCTGAAGCTTGTTCCTCTTTGTTATACACTTCACCCAAAAGTGTCATGAGATCTTTTACATCGTTGTCATCCACCCATGAAAGGTAAATAACAGGGATTCCACTACCTTCAAGAAGTTCCACTGTGGATTTGTCCATGGTAAAACAGAGATCAGGATTCATACCAATTATCTGTTCAACACTTGGTTGGTTTGTCGAGATCTGAATCGAATCAGCGTTTTTTAGATTTGGAGCAAATATGTATTGATATTTCCATCTTCCCTGTTTTTTGAAGGATTCTGGGAGATCATTCATGATGGTTTCGCCTTTTCCCAAAGTAAAGATAAAACTATTCTGGACGGGCACTGATCCAAGAGTAATTACCTTTTCAACAGGCACCGGTATTTCGACTGATCGCCCGTCCATATCTGTAACTATTTTTGATGGCTGTCCTGCTGAACCTGGAAAAATGCATGTCGCACTTAAAAAAACCCCCATTATTAAAATCGAAATGATCAATCTCGAAAATGGAGTAATCGATGATTTACTCATATAACATATGTGAAGTGGCAGGATAATTAATATTTTTGGTTTCTTTTTGTATAAGTTAACATTTTTAAATTAATTCACCTTTTCCTAGTGTTCATTTTTGAAGTGT comes from Methanospirillum hungatei and encodes:
- a CDS encoding ABC transporter substrate-binding protein translates to MKERQNSTILTIFLLIGITCIFPVLADTQTQTVTDMSGTEITVPTDIQRIVIACQGGVAQEIVIMGDPDTVVAISSMNLFPMFLKMFPNLKDLPNAGSFDDLNMETILKLKPDVVINSVTAPKGNAKIVENNLPVFQAYTGKASADTIYNEFRAFGKLLNNPEKAEELISYWDEKKKFINDRMKSVPENERKTVFYTSNKDLATDTNWGISFVTTSGGINVAKDLGDAKVNPEKLAEWDPDVLIIRGNTDGTYPSNDIVNNPQLSGLSAIKNGEVYNVPIGGFWWDRPSPESPLGFLWLAKTLYPETFEDVDMVSELKTFFKQFYRYDLTDEEANSILSVNQ
- a CDS encoding ABC transporter substrate-binding protein — encoded protein: MNDLPESFKKQGRWKYQYIFAPNLKNADSIQISTNQPSVEQIIGMNPDLCFTMDKSTVELLEGSGIPVIYLSWVDDNDVKDLMTLLGEVYNKEEQASEYLTYFDNTIHQISTIAETIPDNERKKILYLSYKSMSVPHKIADWWITKAGGISVSNVSRPTESLETDPEQINQWNPDVIIVSSESDITGILDDIQFSEITAVKNKAIYNGPFGAHIWANRGIELPLMVMWTAKTVYPDKFKEIDLESEISDFYEKFFGYKITKDQINEILSGKAKI